In the Sebastes fasciatus isolate fSebFas1 chromosome 20, fSebFas1.pri, whole genome shotgun sequence genome, one interval contains:
- the LOC141758274 gene encoding sodium-dependent neutral amino acid transporter B(0)AT2-like isoform X2, with translation MEKQPLPTDDDRTGTRESEIDGYAAEENQQDSSEPAARAGWNSKIEYFLAQVGFSVGLGNVWRFPYLCHQNGGGAFLLLYVLLMLVVGIPLFFLELAAGQAIRQGSIGVWKFISPRLEGIGYSSCVVCFFVALYYNVILAWSLFYLGSSFQHPLPWEQCPEQGNVTVKECEKSSPTSYFWYRKALDITDSIDETGSFNPYIVCCLLAAWTIVCLGMFKGIKSSVKVMYFSSVFPYVVLFCFLVRGLLLDGAWEGITYMFYPKLEIWGDVQVWRQAATQVFFALGLGFGSIIAYSSYNPKNNNCHRDAFTVATINFLTSVLATLVVFAVLGFRAKDKAMACVVSNMKELSEQFLSGNLDTNLMPSFNYSDPSSVALEDYRSWFEQYGNQVPGNLTDCDLEKQMQQGVEGTGLAFIAFTEAMSLLPGSPFWSALFFLMLLNLGLSTMFGTMEGILAPLTDRFKILANNKTKFTIFSCLIGFLIGLLFTQRCGNYFVMMFDDYSATLPLIIVVVFEAISVSWLYGADRFLDDCEAMLGWRPYVIYKYLWKYICPLAMIGLLGATTIRMFIKRPTYLAWNEEKASEEYLEYPGWALAVMALLIIFAMMPVPVGLIHAVLQDRTRRTARDTETDKTSLSIIGTRTVGSLLPDLSRFVK, from the exons ATGGAGAAGCAGCCCCTGCCAACTGACGATGACAGGACAGGAACCAGAGAGTCGGAGATCGACGGTTACGCCGCTGAGGAGAACCAGCAGGACTCGTCTGAGCCTGCCGCTCGAGCAGGATGGAACAGTAAAATAGAGTATTTTTTGGCTCAGGTGGGATTCAGCGTCGGGCTCGGCAACGTCTGGAGGTTTCCATATTTATGCCATCAAAATGGAGGGG GAGCTTTCCTCCTCCTGTACGTGCTGCTGATGCTGGTTGTGGGGATTCCCTTGTTCTTCCTGGAGCTGGCGGCCGGTCAGGCCATCCGACAGGGCAGCATCGGAGTGTGGAAGTTCATCTCCCCCAGGCTGGAAGGGATCGGCTACTCCAGCTGTGTA GTGTGTTTCTTCGTGGCTCTCTACTACAACGTGATCCTTGCATGGAGTCTTTTCTATCTTGGGAGCTCGTTCCAGCACCCTTTACCTTGGGAACAGTGTCCAGAACAGGGGAATGTAACAG TAAAAGAATGTGAAAAGAGCTCCCCCACATCATATTTCTGGTACCGCAAAGCTTTGGATATCACAGACTCGATAGATGAGACGGGCTCTTTCAACCCTTACATCGTGTGCTGTCTGCTGGCGGCCTGGACCATCGTGTGCCTGGGGATGTTCAAGGGTATCAAGTCCTCTGTCAAG GTGATGTACTTCTCCTCCGTCTTCCCCTACGTGGTGCTGTTCTGCTTCCTCGTCCGAGGGCTCCTTCTGGACGGGGCCTGGGAGGGAATCACCTACATGTTCTACCCCAAG CTGGAAATCTGGGGAGACGTGCAGGTGTGGCGGCAGGCAGCCACGCAGGTCTTCTTCGCTTTAGGTCTTGGCTTCGGGTCCATTATCGCCTACTCCTCCTACAATCCCAAGAACAACAACTGCCACCGCGACGCCTTCACCGTCGCCACCATAAACTTCCTCACATCTGTGCTGGCCACTCTGGTGGTGTTCGCCGTGCTCGGCTTCCGCGCCAAAGACAAGGCCATGGCGTGTGTGGTCAG tAATATGAAGGAGTTATCAGAGCAGTTTCTCAGCGGTAATTTGGACACAAACCTGATGCCAAGCTTCAACTATTCTGATCCCagctctgtggctctggaggactACAGGTCCTGGTTTGAACAGTATGGAAATCAGGTCCCTGGCAATTTAACAGACTGTGACCTGGAAAAACAGATGCAGCAG ggcGTGGAGGGCACAGGCCTTGCTTTCATTGCCTTCACAGAGGCCATGTCGCTCCTGCCCGGCAGCCCCTTCTGGTCAGCGCTCTTCTTCCTCATGCTGCTCAACTTAGGGCTCAGCACCATGTTTGGCACTATGGAGGGCATCCTCGCCCCGCTCACTGACCGCTTCAAAATTCTGGCCAACAACAAAACCAAATTCACAa TTTTCAGCTGCCTCATCGGCTTTCTAATCGGCCTGCTCTTCACCCAGCGATGTGGGAACTACTTTGTGATGATGTTCGATGATTACTCCGCCACGCTGCCCCTCATCATTGTGGTGGTTTTTGAGGCCATCAGTGTGTCTTGGCTGTATGGAGCTGATAG GTTCCTTGATGACTGTGAGGCAATGCTGGGCTGGCGTCCCTATGTGATTTACAAATACCTGTGGAAATACATCTGCCCGTTGGCTATGATTGGGCTGCTGGGCGCCACCACTATTCGCATGTTCATCAAACGCCCCACTTATCTGGCATGGAACGAAGAGAAG GCTTCTGAGGAGTACCTGGAGTACCCGGGCTGGGCTCTGGCTGTTATGGCTCTTCTTATCATATTTGCTATGATGCCCGTCCCAGTGGGCTTGATCCACGCTGTTCTGCAGGACAGAACAAGGCGAACAGCCAGAGATACAGAGACTG ACAAAACCAGTCTATCAATCATTGGCACAAGGACTGTTGGCAGCCTACTGCCTGATCTTAGCCGGTTTGTCAAGTGA
- the LOC141758274 gene encoding sodium-dependent neutral amino acid transporter B(0)AT2-like isoform X1, which yields MEKQPLPTDDDRTGTRESEIDGYAAEENQQDSSEPAARAGWNSKIEYFLAQVGFSVGLGNVWRFPYLCHQNGGGAFLLLYVLLMLVVGIPLFFLELAAGQAIRQGSIGVWKFISPRLEGIGYSSCVVCFFVALYYNVILAWSLFYLGSSFQHPLPWEQCPEQGNVTVKECEKSSPTSYFWYRKALDITDSIDETGSFNPYIVCCLLAAWTIVCLGMFKGIKSSVKVMYFSSVFPYVVLFCFLVRGLLLDGAWEGITYMFYPKLEIWGDVQVWRQAATQVFFALGLGFGSIIAYSSYNPKNNNCHRDAFTVATINFLTSVLATLVVFAVLGFRAKDKAMACVVSNMKELSEQFLSGNLDTNLMPSFNYSDPSSVALEDYRSWFEQYGNQVPGNLTDCDLEKQMQQGVEGTGLAFIAFTEAMSLLPGSPFWSALFFLMLLNLGLSTMFGTMEGILAPLTDRFKILANNKTKFTIFSCLIGFLIGLLFTQRCGNYFVMMFDDYSATLPLIIVVVFEAISVSWLYGADRFLDDCEAMLGWRPYVIYKYLWKYICPLAMIGLLGATTIRMFIKRPTYLAWNEEKASEEYLEYPGWALAVMALLIIFAMMPVPVGLIHAVLQDRTRRTARDTETGQYSIVSTDDMCDTPMTDLSELDRTNGTAASFS from the exons ATGGAGAAGCAGCCCCTGCCAACTGACGATGACAGGACAGGAACCAGAGAGTCGGAGATCGACGGTTACGCCGCTGAGGAGAACCAGCAGGACTCGTCTGAGCCTGCCGCTCGAGCAGGATGGAACAGTAAAATAGAGTATTTTTTGGCTCAGGTGGGATTCAGCGTCGGGCTCGGCAACGTCTGGAGGTTTCCATATTTATGCCATCAAAATGGAGGGG GAGCTTTCCTCCTCCTGTACGTGCTGCTGATGCTGGTTGTGGGGATTCCCTTGTTCTTCCTGGAGCTGGCGGCCGGTCAGGCCATCCGACAGGGCAGCATCGGAGTGTGGAAGTTCATCTCCCCCAGGCTGGAAGGGATCGGCTACTCCAGCTGTGTA GTGTGTTTCTTCGTGGCTCTCTACTACAACGTGATCCTTGCATGGAGTCTTTTCTATCTTGGGAGCTCGTTCCAGCACCCTTTACCTTGGGAACAGTGTCCAGAACAGGGGAATGTAACAG TAAAAGAATGTGAAAAGAGCTCCCCCACATCATATTTCTGGTACCGCAAAGCTTTGGATATCACAGACTCGATAGATGAGACGGGCTCTTTCAACCCTTACATCGTGTGCTGTCTGCTGGCGGCCTGGACCATCGTGTGCCTGGGGATGTTCAAGGGTATCAAGTCCTCTGTCAAG GTGATGTACTTCTCCTCCGTCTTCCCCTACGTGGTGCTGTTCTGCTTCCTCGTCCGAGGGCTCCTTCTGGACGGGGCCTGGGAGGGAATCACCTACATGTTCTACCCCAAG CTGGAAATCTGGGGAGACGTGCAGGTGTGGCGGCAGGCAGCCACGCAGGTCTTCTTCGCTTTAGGTCTTGGCTTCGGGTCCATTATCGCCTACTCCTCCTACAATCCCAAGAACAACAACTGCCACCGCGACGCCTTCACCGTCGCCACCATAAACTTCCTCACATCTGTGCTGGCCACTCTGGTGGTGTTCGCCGTGCTCGGCTTCCGCGCCAAAGACAAGGCCATGGCGTGTGTGGTCAG tAATATGAAGGAGTTATCAGAGCAGTTTCTCAGCGGTAATTTGGACACAAACCTGATGCCAAGCTTCAACTATTCTGATCCCagctctgtggctctggaggactACAGGTCCTGGTTTGAACAGTATGGAAATCAGGTCCCTGGCAATTTAACAGACTGTGACCTGGAAAAACAGATGCAGCAG ggcGTGGAGGGCACAGGCCTTGCTTTCATTGCCTTCACAGAGGCCATGTCGCTCCTGCCCGGCAGCCCCTTCTGGTCAGCGCTCTTCTTCCTCATGCTGCTCAACTTAGGGCTCAGCACCATGTTTGGCACTATGGAGGGCATCCTCGCCCCGCTCACTGACCGCTTCAAAATTCTGGCCAACAACAAAACCAAATTCACAa TTTTCAGCTGCCTCATCGGCTTTCTAATCGGCCTGCTCTTCACCCAGCGATGTGGGAACTACTTTGTGATGATGTTCGATGATTACTCCGCCACGCTGCCCCTCATCATTGTGGTGGTTTTTGAGGCCATCAGTGTGTCTTGGCTGTATGGAGCTGATAG GTTCCTTGATGACTGTGAGGCAATGCTGGGCTGGCGTCCCTATGTGATTTACAAATACCTGTGGAAATACATCTGCCCGTTGGCTATGATTGGGCTGCTGGGCGCCACCACTATTCGCATGTTCATCAAACGCCCCACTTATCTGGCATGGAACGAAGAGAAG GCTTCTGAGGAGTACCTGGAGTACCCGGGCTGGGCTCTGGCTGTTATGGCTCTTCTTATCATATTTGCTATGATGCCCGTCCCAGTGGGCTTGATCCACGCTGTTCTGCAGGACAGAACAAGGCGAACAGCCAGAGATACAGAGACTGGTCAGTACAGCATTGTTAGCACCGATGACATGTGTGATACTCCAATGACTGACTTGTCAGAACTGGACCGAACGAACGGGACCGCTGCTTCCTTCTCCTAA
- the LOC141757978 gene encoding epidermal growth factor receptor kinase substrate 8-like protein 1, whose protein sequence is MTDFSRYLVDHLLTYSLEDGDVQNVEEAQLRLSVLAQNKKLWSQQMYLEVGAEAIHLRDTKSQDELENYSFKSIYRCDAINTKEHFQSLLLLVCQSAEQKKPDIHFFNCEIVKAEQIRDDIVHAVSGSSTGRSKKVPEALRLPRSGGEVIDPYEIPSPPILHAPHHPPINPPPYPGPRANGGPDISFLRAEREVGILNHCFDDIELFMAKLQQTAEAASVLNQRKKKKKKSKKQSVEEDLLTTKARPPPEEEFIDIFQKFKYCFSLLARLKSTISNPSSEDLVHHVFRPLDMMVRTTGGPALAASVSSPALTSSAVSLLQDNLSEEERQLWTSLGPNWTLPRSQLRGPVASYTPVFLDGWKPEASRADGQVWEDPVESQHKHEALRVTQEQPVGPPDIRVSDETDDGTLPPESERLYSCTYDFIARNSTELSVQQGETLEVIESSKRWWKCRNRFNQIGFVPFNILDPLAHIDSPVPHIPPSVPAAPPLARTFFAGPPSSPAPTQNPTHPTHPTQRPLSLPPYSQHIPAAEDPENKVMLMNDELLQRLTNGKAGLNKPLVIPRSSETNLPLDYHSPQDEVAEWLRGKGFSEPTVSCLGVLTGAQLFSLNKEELRAVIPDEGARVYSQITVQKTLLEDARRATELEAVMEKQKMKVDLTVESSTF, encoded by the exons ATGACAGACTTCTCACGATATCTTGTCGAC CATCTGCTGACGTACTCCCTAGAGGATGGGGATGTGCAGAACGTGGAGGAAGCCCAGTTGCGACTCTCCGTCCTGGCTCAGAACAAAAAGCTGTGGAGTCAACAGATGTACCTGGAGGTGGGAGCAGAGGCCATTCACCTCCGAGACACAAAGAGCCAG GATGAGCTGGAGAACTACTCTTTCAAATCCATCTACCGCTGCGACGCCATAAACACAAAGGAACACTTCCAATCCCTCCTTCTACTAGTCTGCCAAAGTGCCGAACAGAAGAAGCCGGACATCCACTTCTTTAACTGCGAGATTGTTAAG GCAGAGCAAATCCGTGACGACATTGTACACGCAGTTTCGGGTTCCTCCACCGGCAGGAGTAAGAAGGTCCCCGAAGCCCTCAG GCTTCCTCGGAGTGGGGGAGAGGTCATTGACCCCTATGAAATCCCGAGCCCCCCAATCCTGCATGCTCCACATCACCCACCGATCAACCCTCCACCTTACCCTGGACCCAGAG CGAACGGCGGGCCTGATATCTCCTTCCTGCgagcagagagagaagtg GGGATCCTCAACCACTGTTTCGATGACATCGAGCTCTTCATGGCCAAGCTGCAGCAGACGGCCGAGGCTGCGTCGGTGCTAAaccagaggaagaagaagaagaagaagagtaaaAAGCAAAGTGTTGAAG AGGATTTACTCACCACAAAGGCCCGCCCGCCGCCAGAGGAGGAATTCATCGATATCTTCCAGAAATTCAAATATTGCTTCAGCCTGTTG GCCCGTCTGAAGTCAACCATCTCCAACCCTTCATCGGAGGATCTTGTTCACCATGTGTTCAGACCGTTGGATATG ATGGTGAGAACTACAGGAGGACCAGCTCTGGCCGCCTCGGTGTCCAGCCCCGCCCTGACCAGCTCAGCCGTGTCCCTGCTCCAAGACAACCTGagcgaggaggagaggcagctctGGACGTCTCTGGGTCCCAACTGGACGCTCCCACG CTCTCAGCTCAGAGGGCCTGTAGCTTCATACACTCCTGTGTTCTTGGACGGTTGGAAGCCGGAAGCCTCGAGGGCAGACGGGCAGGTTTGGGAGGATCCGGTCGAGTCACAGCACAAACACGAAGCTCTCAGAGTAACGCAAGAG CAGCCAGTTGGTCCTCCAGACATCCGAGTCAGCGATGAAAC AGACGACGGCACGCTCccaccagagtctgagagactCTACAGCTGCACTTACGACTTCATAGCCAGGAACAGCACTGAGCTTTCAGTGCAGCAGGGGGAGACGCTGGAG GTGATTGAATCGTCCAAGCGCTGGTGGAAGTGTCGCAATCGGTTCAATCAGATCGGATTCGTACCCTTCAACATCCTGGATCCCTTGGCTCACATAGACAGCCCCGTCCCCCATATCCCTCCCAGT GTTCCAGCTGCACCTCCCCTCGCCAGGACTTTCTTCGCAGGCCCACCCAGCTCTCCTGCTCCGACCCAGAACCCCACCCACCCCACCCACCCCACCCAGCGCCCACTCAGCTTACCGCCATACAGCCAACACATACCAGCTGCAGAAGACCCAGAAAATAAAG TCATGTTGATGAATGACGAGCTGCTCCAGAGGCTGACCAATGGAAAGGCCGGCCTGAACAAACCTCTGGTCATCCCTCGCTCCTCAGAGACCAACTTGCCTCTGGACTACCACTCTCCTCaagacgaggtggccgagtggcTCCGAGGGAAGGGCTTCAGCGAGCC GACGGTGTCATGTTTGGGAGTGCTGACAGGCGCCCAGCTCTTCTCCCTCAACAAGGAGGAGCTACGAGCTGTGATTCCAGACGAGGGCGCCAGAGTGTACAGCCAGATCACTGTGCAGAAAACACTGCTGGAG GATGCCAGACGGGCCACAGAGCTGGAGGCCGTCATggagaaacagaaaatgaagGTGGATCTGACAGTGGAGAGCAGCACATTTTGA